A genomic stretch from Ignavibacteriota bacterium includes:
- a CDS encoding class I SAM-dependent methyltransferase, translating to MNSGGKDTDRLREQYDDFYNTSEFAYYPRAVSMGAVRSIMGICGLKAGARVLDVGCGTGYYSGLFHEAGCTVTGIDISARAIAIAEQRFPQVGFIAADALSFETNERFDCIFSLGMSVMNTRDIENVRDYIRRMVLLLAPGGVVAFVGDSDLSGGHSRTDSWVYHSWADILAMQPDGTCSVEGPYLTHFRLMALFPRLALTRPLTTVLRLLPVRFPRKFLYLFRSA from the coding sequence ATGAACAGCGGCGGCAAAGATACCGACAGACTTCGCGAGCAGTACGACGATTTCTATAACACGTCGGAATTCGCCTATTATCCCCGAGCAGTTTCAATGGGGGCGGTTCGCTCCATCATGGGTATCTGCGGTTTGAAAGCCGGTGCGCGGGTTCTCGATGTAGGCTGCGGCACAGGGTATTACTCCGGCCTGTTTCACGAGGCGGGCTGCACGGTGACGGGAATCGACATCAGTGCACGTGCAATCGCAATCGCGGAGCAACGCTTCCCGCAGGTCGGCTTCATCGCCGCCGATGCGCTGTCGTTTGAAACAAACGAGAGATTCGACTGCATCTTCTCGCTGGGCATGAGTGTGATGAATACACGTGATATTGAAAACGTGCGAGACTATATACGCCGAATGGTGTTGCTCCTCGCTCCGGGTGGTGTCGTCGCTTTCGTCGGCGACAGCGATCTTTCCGGCGGGCACTCGCGAACGGACTCCTGGGTCTATCATTCCTGGGCTGATATTCTGGCCATGCAGCCCGATGGCACGTGTTCGGTAGAGGGACCCTACCTCACACATTTCCGGCTCATGGCATTATTCCCTCGCTTAGCTCTGACGCGACCACTCACCACCGTGCTTCGTCTGCTGCCCGTTCGCTTCCCCCGGAAGTTCCTCTATCTCTTCAGATCCGCCTGA
- a CDS encoding glycine cleavage system protein H: protein MVALFVILFVVTLLTIDLVIQIRHKKYPLMSPVLKAQGAASDVVRMPKGIFFHPAHTWARMSGGDDVVVGVDDFIQKALGTIENVTLPFIGQKVNQGDPVITLSRGGRALSLVAPVSGTVIAINRDVIDNPALIDANPYDEGWLFSVAPDQLAANLSVMSIAESAVTWIRNEAARFREFLHAKAMQPAFAGETMLDGGVAVAGSLEHLDTEALHTFEQEFLR from the coding sequence ATGGTAGCATTATTCGTCATCCTGTTTGTCGTCACCCTGTTGACGATCGATCTGGTAATTCAGATCCGCCACAAGAAGTATCCGCTGATGTCGCCCGTCCTGAAGGCGCAGGGAGCGGCGTCGGATGTGGTCCGTATGCCCAAGGGTATATTTTTCCATCCTGCGCACACGTGGGCGCGCATGAGCGGCGGCGACGATGTGGTTGTTGGTGTTGATGATTTTATTCAGAAGGCGCTCGGCACAATCGAGAACGTTACACTGCCATTCATCGGCCAGAAGGTGAATCAGGGAGATCCCGTGATCACACTGTCCCGCGGCGGACGTGCTTTGTCTCTTGTCGCCCCGGTTTCGGGCACCGTGATCGCGATCAACCGCGATGTGATCGACAACCCTGCGCTCATCGACGCGAATCCATATGATGAGGGCTGGTTGTTTTCGGTGGCGCCGGATCAGCTCGCGGCAAACCTCTCCGTGATGTCGATCGCCGAGAGTGCTGTGACGTGGATCAGGAATGAGGCGGCGCGTTTCCGCGAATTCCTCCATGCGAAGGCGATGCAGCCGGCGTTTGCAGGCGAGACCATGCTCGACGGCGGCGTCGCGGTTGCCGGTTCGCTCGAACATCTCGACACTGAAGCTCTGCACACCTTCGAACAGGAATTTCTCCGCTGA